Genomic segment of Coffea arabica cultivar ET-39 chromosome 1e, Coffea Arabica ET-39 HiFi, whole genome shotgun sequence:
TATGGACTGTATTTCTGTAGATCACTAGATTGATTAACTTGTGTAGATCCCTTCTGTGACATTAAATATCATCCATGTCAATTAATTTATAGGGAAAATGACctgtttcatccttcacatttcgcaaaaatattcttttcgtccctcacttttaaaatgaagcaaattcgtccctgacatttaaaaattaaagctattacattcctgaacctaattttcaatctgaatcaaactattcaataacccagtaataaattttggaaatagAATTGATAGATAACTCGATCAAtttcatcatattcacatgacatttattaaatcaaaaaaataaaaattataacataaaagaccattctttgtcttggaatagtagagttttttttttggtaaatcttttcatacacCGTTAGTATATCGACTTGCGAATCTAGATGTGTATCATAAATACAAAATTTgatgtttaaatttaaattgaaatgatatgcggtacataaaaccgtcagtgtatacaatgataatatagaaaagattaatctttcttttttatgttataattttttattttttatttttgggttcattaaattttacatgaatatcaagttgagttaacTAAGTGATTTATCAATTAGacccccaaaatttgtaatcaggttgattggtggtttgattcagattgaaatttgggttcaAGGAGGTAAGAACttcagtttttaaatgtcaaggacgaaattgcttccttttaaaagtgaaagatgaaaagaatatttttgtgaaatgtaaagGATGAAACCGATCATTTTCCCTAATTTATATTTGATGACTTTTGCTTGCCTAGTTGCCTTAATAGTGCTTAACTGATGGCAAACAGGACTTTGATCGTTTGGGAGGCAGCTAGATGCACAGGGTAGTATGGTTAATTTGTAACTTTCCTCTCTCGACAATTGAGGATTCATAATCAAACTCTGTTAGTTCTATATATCAAACATATTGCTGGACTTAAATCTAGCCTGCAGTAAGTAGAATTAGCATTTGGTTATGCACAAGAATAGGGGAGGCAGATCATTCTAAGATACTTGGATACAGACTATTCAAGTACTGAAGTACTTCGTTCAACTTGTTGAATATAAGAAAAGCCATGGGATTCCCTTAGTAGTCATCACCAGCAAGAGTATATGTACACCATCATGTTATTTCGCTGTAGCTGTATAAAACAGTTTATGTGTTTACAATGTATCTGCAAAAGCTTTATTGACTGTAAAGTTGTGATTTAAAGTGAATAATGGTTTGACTTCTTTTAGTCCATGTCAATTTTTGACGTGTAAACAGGCCAAAATATTGGACAGAAGTATTGTGGATAGCCTTGTGTAGACCAACCAATTTTGGAGCTGTTATAATGTATTTGCATGACTGTGATAGCAAGAAGCATTAGGCATCTCTTCTGTCAGAGTCTCGTCCCTTCACCTTAGAGGTTCAGTTATTTTTAGTTGTTGCCTAGAAAGTTGTCAGAATGGTGGATTTCCAAGCAAATGTTCTCTCCTGTCTCACGATCTCTCTTGGCTTCCTCTCACTAATATACTTCATCTTTCGGAAATACTCTTCTGTACCCAACTGTGCTCCATCTCCTCAGTCATACCCTCTGGTTGGAAATATCATTGGCTTCCTCCTCAACCGCCACCGCTTCCATGATTGGGTTGCTGAAATGCTTTCATGCACCCCAGATCTTACTCTTCAGGTCAATGGCTTCCTTGGCCTTTCTCATGGCATTTGCACTGCCAACCCTGTCAATCTTGACCATCTTCTTCGGTCCAATTTTTCTAATTACGTGAAAGGCTCCCGTTTCCATAATGTACTACAAGATCTTCTTGGTGATGGCATCTTCAAAGTTGATGGTGAACTCTGGTCTTCACAACGCAAAATTGCCAGCCATGAGTTTAACACCAAATCTCTCAAGCATTTCATCTCAAGCACTGTCCAAGGTCAAATTTCAAACCGCTTGATTCCATACCTATCCTTCGCATGTGATAAGGAAGAAGTCATCGATTTACAAGAGGTTTTTCGCAGGTTTGCATTCGATAACATATGCAACGTTGCATTTGGTGTTGACCCTGCATGGTTAGACTTGAACAAGATTGATCACAACTCACGGAATTTGTCATTTGTCTGTGCATTTGATCATGCCGTGGAGGTTAGTTCAGACAGGTTTATGTCACCTTTACCTGCAATATGGAAGATGAAGAGGCTTCTGAATATTGGTAGTGAAAAACAATACAATGAAGACATTCAAGTAATAAATGATTATGCCATGGATATTATACGATCCAAAGAGAAAATGCGCCTGAACCAAGAGGGAAATGAGCTGGGACAGAATCAAGATTTGTTATCTAGGTTTATGGATTCAGTGTCAAATCTCGGATTTCATAATCAAGATGGAAAGAGGAAGTTCTTGAGAGATATAGTGATCAGCTTCATACTTGCAGGTATGGATTATACAGCTGCTGTATATTTTTCACATTGGTATATATAGCTTTATGACAGGAATTTGTTAGCATAGTATTGATTGTCTAGTTTACAAGCCTGTTAGTAATATGAGAtcttttgtttaacttttgttGGCAGGTAAAGACAGTACCTCAACAGCATTGACTTGGTTTTTCTGGTTAATTTCTGGCCATCCTCAGTATGAGCAGTTGATCTATAGTGAACTGCTGGCAACAATTGCGACATCTCCAGAGAAAGCACCAGAAAGTTTAAGCTATGATGAGCTTAAGAAGCTCCATTTCCTACATGCAGCCCTCTCAGAATCATTACGGCTCTTCCCACCAGTGCCAATCAATTCAAGATTAACTGTATCTAAGGATACCCTGAGTACAGGGACTTTCGTGGGTAAAGGGTGGTTTGCTGATTACTCAGCTTATGCAGCAGGGAGGATGGAGAGGCTGTGGGGTCCTGATTGTCGGGAGTTCAGGCCTGAGAGATGGTTGGATGAAGATGGTGTATTCCAGCCCTGTGATCAATTCAAATTCCCAGTATTTCATTGTGGTCCTAGGATGTGCTTGGGGAAGGACATGGCTTACATGCAAATGAAATCTGTTGCTGCATCTGTTATTTATAGTTTTGAAGTTAAGGCTGTTGATGGAGGTGGATTACCAGAAAGGATTTTTCATCCACCTTACACATTATCCCTTCTCCTCAAGATGAGTGGTGGATTGCCTGTTAAGCTCAAGAAAAGGCAATTGACAACCTCAAGTTGGACTCAGAAATAGACCATTTTACTAGGGAAAATTTTAGCATGCAAGGTCAACCATCAACACAGGTACATACCTGTTTGTTGCAAAACAAGTGAAACTATTCTGTCAATAATATAGGGGGGAATATGCATGAGAGGCTTGATGTgttttttactttcattttctcaatACAATTGCTGACGTACCAATTACTAAATTCTTTGTCTTATGAGGCTTACTGGAAACTTTTAATTGCAATTCAAGCATTGCAAAGAATGCATCTTTTGGCTTAATCAGTTGTACTTGCATCCAGAATGGCCAATGCAGGGTCCACTaaattcaaaacaaaagaaagaaatttgacTGCATAAAATTCCAAAAATCTGGTAAACTTGATCAATGATCATGAATTGAAAATAAATGATTGAGAAAAACTCCTAAACACAGATCGCTGATTTTTATTATATACAATATAACTAGATAAGGGATCCATAACTGCTTAAGCGAGGTATTTAcaatttgagcaagattaaATATAATAGAGTACCAAAGCAAAACAAACAaccgactccactggggatcgAACCCAGAATCTCTGGTTCCGTAGACCAGCGCCTTATCCATTGGGCCATGGAGTCCCTTGTTGATCTGTTTCTTCAGAAAATTTATTACTATATTTCTGATCTTTTTAATCCTTCGCATTCAATACACTGGTTACCGAAATACAATTTGATAAGAACATATCGGATATTGTCTTCAACTGACTCacaaatggatgaaaaaaaaaaacaaaaacttaaGGCCAGATTGAAGAATTTATTTGTTTACTAAATTTTTTGCGAAAGTAATTTTGGACCCAtctctttattattattattattattattatgtgcTTATCATGTGTCTCGAGAATGACACAAATTCAGAAAAAACTC
This window contains:
- the LOC113702362 gene encoding cytochrome P450 94A1-like, producing the protein MVDFQANVLSCLTISLGFLSLIYFIFRKYSSVPNCAPSPQSYPLVGNIIGFLLNRHRFHDWVAEMLSCTPDLTLQVNGFLGLSHGICTANPVNLDHLLRSNFSNYVKGSRFHNVLQDLLGDGIFKVDGELWSSQRKIASHEFNTKSLKHFISSTVQGQISNRLIPYLSFACDKEEVIDLQEVFRRFAFDNICNVAFGVDPAWLDLNKIDHNSRNLSFVCAFDHAVEVSSDRFMSPLPAIWKMKRLLNIGSEKQYNEDIQVINDYAMDIIRSKEKMRLNQEGNELGQNQDLLSRFMDSVSNLGFHNQDGKRKFLRDIVISFILAGKDSTSTALTWFFWLISGHPQYEQLIYSELLATIATSPEKAPESLSYDELKKLHFLHAALSESLRLFPPVPINSRLTVSKDTLSTGTFVGKGWFADYSAYAAGRMERLWGPDCREFRPERWLDEDGVFQPCDQFKFPVFHCGPRMCLGKDMAYMQMKSVAASVIYSFEVKAVDGGGLPERIFHPPYTLSLLLKMSGGLPVKLKKRQLTTSSWTQK